One region of Serinus canaria isolate serCan28SL12 chromosome 25, serCan2020, whole genome shotgun sequence genomic DNA includes:
- the LOC115485057 gene encoding LOW QUALITY PROTEIN: serine/threonine-protein kinase pim-3-like (The sequence of the model RefSeq protein was modified relative to this genomic sequence to represent the inferred CDS: inserted 1 base in 1 codon), with product WFRLRRALSAGLSPYWLWRRWKSRSLWCWRSSTVFWLRLARALAQPQARPRPRKKPLRRFRPQPPRCRSAPALWPTASPAASPLRSPPLASSAAGPEPPQPRAAGQAAARRAGGCPGQKSGSAVPPARAEKPPLEQLYREGPLLGSGGFGSVYSGTRLADGAPVAIKRVSRDRISEWARLNGALVPLELALLWMVSRPGSRGVVRLLDWFEVPEGFALVMERPERCQDLWYFLDERRFLTEPVARGLFRQVLEAVRHCSSCGVLHRDIKAENVLVDLATGEAKLIDFGCGTILQDTFYTQMSGTPEYSPPEWILFGCYHGQPATIWSLGILLYELVCGHLPFHTKEDIVRGQLCFPAEVSQECQHLIRWCLCMDPTDRPSLEDLFEHSWLXGALPGPGDSRDGSLCTVGSRSPASTSSTSPVALEEKPGVFPCGCSVEERAQPRRCFRWSPASCGGSSSELPILLEKWWQCSEGATDWDRGNIPLQVNGIMMLPQAEAQLACSSGARRGAGNTILELAAGGAEPMGFGCGPCLEDTLCALMKSR from the exons TGGTTCCGCCTCCGCCGGGCTCTCTCCGCCGGGCTCTCTCCGTACTGGCTGTGGCGCCGCTGGAAGAGCCGCTCGCTCTGGTGCTGGCGGAGCAGCACGGTCTTTTGGCTCCGCCTGGCGCGGGCTCTGGCCCAGCCGCAGGCGAGGCCCCGGCCCCGAAAGAAGCCCCTGCGGCGGTTCCGCCCGCAGCCGCCCCGCTGCCGCTCAGCTCCCGCCCTGTGGCCGACAGCGTCGCCGGCAGCTTCCCCGCTCCGATCTCCGCCTCTCGCCAGCTCGGCCGCCGGCCCCGAGCCGCCGCAGCCCAGGGCGGCTGGGCAAGCAGCGGCGCGCCGGGCGGGCGGGTGCCCCGGGCAGAAGAGCGGGAGCGCGGTGCCGCCCGCACGGGCGGAGAAGCCTCCCCTAGAGCAGCTCTACCGGGAGGGTCCGCTGCTGGGCAGCGGCGGCTTCGGCAGCGTTTACTCCGGGACCCGGCTCGCCGACGGCGCCCCG GTGGCCATCAAGCGAGTGTCCCGGGACCGCATCTCGGAGTGGGCGCGGCTG AACGGCGCCCTtgtgcccctggagctggcGCTGCTGTGGATGGTGTCGCGGCCTGGCTCCCGCGGCGTCGTGCGGCTCCTGGACTGGTTCGAGGTGCCCGAGGGCTTCGCGCTGGTCATGGAGCGTCCGGAGCGCTGTCAGGACCTCTGGTACTTCCTGGACGAGCGGCGGTTCCTGACGGAGCCCGTGGCGCGGGGGCTGTTCCGCCAGGTGCTGGAGGCCGTGcggcactgcagcagctgcggCGTCCTGCACCGCGACATCAAGGCCGAGAACGTCCTCGTGGACCTGGCTACGGGCGAGGCGAAGCTCATTGACTTCGGGTGTGGCACGATCCTCCAGGACACATTCTACACCCAGATGTCAG GAACGCCGGAGTACAGCCCACCGGAATGGATCCTCTTTGGCTGCTACCATGGCCAGCCAGCCACCATCTGGTCTCTGGGCATCCTGCTCTATGAGCTGGTCTGCGGGCACCTTCCTTTCCACACCAAGGAGGACATCGTCCGgggccagctctgcttccccGCCGAGGTGTCTCAAG AGTGCCAGCACCTCATCAGGTGGTGTTTATGCATGGACCCCACAGACAGGCCATCCCTGGAGGACCTTTTTGAGCATTcttggc caggagccctgcctggcccaggaGACAGCAGAGATGGATCCCTGTGCACAGTAGGATCCAGGAGCCCAGCAAGCACCAGCAGCACGAGTCCCGTGGCTCTGGAAGAAAAGCCTGGAGTGtttccctgtggctgcagcGTGGAGGAGAGAGCACAGCCAAGGAGATGCTTCCGCTGGTCCCCGGCGAGCtgtggagggagcagctccgAGCTCCCCATCCTATTGGAGAAGTGGTGGCAGTGCAGTGAAGGTGCCACGGACTGGGACAGGGGAAACATCCCCCTGCAGGTCAATGGCATCATGATGTTGCCGCAAGCCGAGGCACAGCTGGCGTGTTCTTCTGGAGCCCGACGTGGAGCTGGGAACACCATCCTGGAGCTGGCCGCTGGCGGGGCAGAGCCGATGGGCTTTGGCTGCGGCCCCTGCCTGGAGGACACGCTCTGCGCCCTGATGAAATCAAGATGa